GCCAGGTACTGTTCTTTAGCTATTGCTTTTTCTTTAACAGTCATCCCATCCCCAATAGATTTTTCAACTTCCAGCCATTTCATTTCTAAAATTCTACGACTGTCTTGCACTGTTTTTTCCACTTGTTCTTTTTGCTCTTTATCCAGAGACATGTCTACATTGTCCAGTGCTACTCGTATAAATGCAGGATCGTTTTGGTTGACTACTGGTATAGCGTTTTCGGGAGCGTCAGGTAGAGTATGTTCAACTGGTTCTTGATCTTTTGTAATTACATTTTGAGCTGCAATTATTTTCGGAGTTATTGATTTATCTGTTGTTTCGGGATTGGTTTTAGCCAGGTTCGTAGTTTCATCTTTGTTTACAAAGAAGGCAAATGGTTCTGACATATCCTGGAAAGGCAGTGCTACCAGGTTGTCTTTTCCGGCAATTAAAATGGAATTAATTACGAATAGAAGAAGCATAACAGCAAAAGCACCAGAGAAATGATAAGTATTAAAAGAAGCCTTCTTTTTAATGCCTACAATCTTTTCGATACGGCTTAAAAGGTAGTTTTTATTAGCGGCAGCCATAGCAAATTGTGGAATCTGTTGTGCGCTTTTTTCCAGTTCAAGGAGGGCTGATGCATAGCTAAGTTTGTCATATTCAAATTGTAAAACCAGTTCATCGCAGCAATTTTCTCTTTCCACTTCAGCCCTTTTGATAAACAGTTTAACAAAGGGATTAAAGTAGAGCACTGTTTGTATAAGACTCAGAAATAAGTTAATAATGTAATCCTGGCGTCTAATGTGAGACAGCTCATGTAGCAATATTGCCTCCAGTTGATCTACGCTCAAGTTATTAATGGATGCAATAGGAATTAAGATGAACGGCTTCAGAAAGCCAATGGTCATTGGAGAAGAAACTAGCGCAGATAAATATACTTTAACCGGTTTTTTTATGCCCAAATGACTGGAAATACGCTGCGCGAACAAGCGGTAGCGATAGGGAGCCTTACTTACACCAACAGTTTTAATTTGCTTCAAAAAGATCCAGTTGCGAATAATTTTTACAGTAGGAACAATCAGAAGCAATAGGTAGGTAATAGAGGCGCAGGAAAGCACAATAGACAGCTCATTTGTAGATAATTCTACCGAGACTTTGGAGAGAGCTGTCTTGTTAAATCCGTTTTTAAAATAAGTACTGAAGCTTAGCAAAAACCACACAAACCCTACAAACACATTGCTTACAGCCAAGAGGTATTTTTGATTACTGGTGAGTTTTGCAAAATGGGTCAGCAATTGAAAAATGCACCATAGCAGCGCCATTTGCCAAAAACTGTTTAAGGTAGCCCAGCCCAATGCTTGCAAAAAATGCGAGCTGCTCCAGTCTGCCATATTACTGTTTTTTCATTTTATCTAATAGGTTTTGAATTTGTGCTAACTCATCAGGGCTGGCTTTATGTTCCCCTAAGGCCTGAAGAACCAGTTGGGTAGAAGAGCCGCCAAAAAGGTTGGAGATCATCTTGCTCAGCATATGTTTTTGCGTCTTTTCCTTGTTTACAGCTGGCTGGTACACGTGTGTACGCATAGACTCGTCTCTTTTTACTAAGCCTTTTTCATTCATAATTTGCATCAGCTTCAAAGTGGTGGTATAGCCTACCTCTTTAGTCTTTGCCAATTCTTCATGTACTTCACGCACAGTAGCTAAACCGCGCGACCACAGTATCTGAAGAATTTCCAGCTCGCTCTCTGTAGGTTTTACTTGTTTTGAAATTGCCATATTACTTAGTTTTCTGTGACGAATATACGACCAATTTCGTATAACAAATAGTTTGACTGAAAAATTTTGATGAGTGGTTATCCGCATAACCTTCTATATATTATTATATACAAAAGGTTCTTTTGATTACGCATCACTTTGCAAAAAGTTACAGATTGGCACTGTTTTCTTGGCGTCTTTCAAAAAGAGAAAATGAGACCAGTAGCAGCACTTGAAGGCGGATTAGCAGGCGCTTTTGCCCTGACAGCAGTTCACCAATTGGTTAAAAGGGCCATTCCTCAGGCCCCTCGTTTGGACCTGTTAGGTATGGCGGCATTGTCCAAATTGCTAAAGAGCGTTGGTAAAAATCCGCCACGAGAGCAATCGCTCTATTACATTACCATGGCCGGAGATATTGTCAGCAATAGCTTGTATTATTCCCTGGCAGGAGTTGGCAAAAAGAAGAACTCCCTTTTACGAGGCTCTGTTTTAGGTTTAGCGGCAGGTCTAGGGGCCATTTTTCTGCCTGAACCTCTTGGTCTAAATGCTTCTTATAGCAAACGTACAGTGCCTACTCAAATAATGACTATAGCCTGGTATACGCTGGGAGGCTTTGTTTCTGCACTGATAATGAAGAAGTTAGAGTCAAGGAGGGAAGCTAAAGATGATGGTATGGTTGAAAAAGCTGCCTTACATTAGCAGGTAAGTGGTTACTGGCTTTTCTATGAACAGACTATTTATATTACTCTGTTATTCCGAAATGTCCCATATATAAGCTGTATATAATCCACATATAAGCCGTATATAAGCCGCCTCTATATAAAGACGGCTTATATACAGGATAAATAGAATTGGTATAAGGGAAAAAGATAATAAATGGCAGGATAAAGTAGGGGTGGCATTATACCTTATAAACAAAGAATGTATAAAATGCTTCCCAAGGGTATATAAATGAGCTAGAGATTCTATTTCAAAATGTACCTGAGGAATGAGGAAAATAAATTAAGTATATGTTTTTACAAGGGGAAGGCATTTTCTCGTAGGTTTGCGCCTTCTTTATGCAACCTATTCAGGACATATTTCCGTTATTAAATGAACCTAAACAGATAGCTATTACCATGCATCAGAAACCTGATGCAGATGCTATGGGTTCTACTTTAGGCCTCTATCACTTTTTAAAGCAGTTAGGCCATACCGTACAAGTTATTTCGCCTACTAACTGGGCCCGTTGGTTGAATTGGATGGAAGGTGTAGGTGAGGTGCTGGATTACGAGTTACATAAGACAAAGGCTGATGCTTATTTGGATAACACGGACTGGCTGTTTTGCCTGGACTTTAACCGGTTTGACCGGACCAAATCAATGGCACCCAAAATTGCCAGTCTTGAATGCACAAAGATCCTGATTGATCATCACCAAGAGCCGGATGTGGCATCCTTTCAATACGGTATTTACAATACAGCAAAGAGCTCAACCTGCGAAATGGTGTATGATTTCATTGTACAATCAGGTTATCGCGATAAGATTAACCTGTTTGTAAGCGAATGTCTATACGCCGGAGTGGTAGCCGATACAGGTTCTTTCCGCTTCTCTTCAACCCATGCTACTGTGCACCATATGGTGGCTTACCTAAAAGAGCAGGGATTAGAGCACACCAAAGTGCATGAAGCGCTTTATGATAACTTCTTAGAGAATCGCTTACGTTTTCTTGGGCATGTATTAAGCAATAGGATGGAAGTTTTCTACGAGCTTAATACAGCGCTGATCAGCATTCCTAAAACAGACCTGTTGAAGTATGATATTAAAACGGGCGATACCGAAGGTTTAGTTAATTATCCGCTTTCTATACAAGGCATTAAGCTGGTAGGCTTAGTTATTGATCGCGACGAGGAGCGAAAATGGTCCTTTAGAAGTAAAGGCAATTTTGATTGTAATACCTTTGCCCGTCAATACTTTAGTGGAGGAGGGCATTTCAATGCTTCTGGCGGTAGAGATGGCGAATCGTTACCGGAAACTGTACGTAAGTTTAAAAACGCAATCAACGAAAACAAAACTCTTTTACAATAAAACAACCGAATGAAACTTTCTAATCTTTTTTGGGCAGCAAGTGTGTGCGTAATTGCCGCAAGCTGTGACAGTCAGAATTTCAAAAAAACCAAAGGTGGCATGCCTTACAAGCTATATGCAAGTAAGACTGGTACCCAAATAGCTCCAGGTAAGTTTGTAAAGATGCACATTGAACAAAAGATCAAAGACAGTGTGCTTTTCACTTCTTATAATAGCCTGCCAGTTTATTTCCCTGTACAAGCGGGTACGCAACCATATGATATTTCTGAAGTATTTCTTACACTGAAAGAAGGTGATAGTGTGTATGCTGAGCAAATGATGGATACTTTCATTAAGAAGAATCCAATGATTTTGCAGCAAACAAAGTTCAAAAATGGCGACAAGATCACTACAAAACTTAAAATAATCAAGGTTTTCAATACAGCTGAAGAATCTCGTAAAGACGAAGAGAACGAGCGTTTGGCCTATGTGAAGAAGGAAGAAGTAGATGTAAAGAACTATCTGTCTAAAAACAATATAAACAATACGCAAAGAACCAACTCTGGAGCTTATGTTCAGGTATTGAATGCGGGTAATGCACCGCAGGCAGATTCTGGTAAATATGTAACGGTTATGTATAAAGGTCAAACCTTTGCAGGTAAAGTGTTTGATTCAAATATGGTACCGACATTTGGACATACAGAACCTATGGGCTTCACTATAGGTGTTGGACAAATGATTAAAGGTTTTGATGAAGGTGTGCGTTTATTAGGGAAAGGTGGAAAAGCTAAAATGTTTATTCCTTCTATGTTGGCTTATGGTCCTCAGCCACCATCTCCAGACATTAAGCCATTTGAGAACCTGATTTTTGATGTAGAAGTGGTTGATATTTTAGACAAAGCGCCAGCACAGCCGACTATGCCTCAGCAGCCTCAAAATATTGATGCGCCTCAACCGCGTCAATAGTTAGAGTGTAACATATTCAGTAACTTTAAAGCCCCTATTTAAGGGGCTTTTTTAGTTCGTATTTACGAACCGGTCTCGTTTTTATTCCAATAGTCCTAAAGCCAAATCTTCGTTCCCTCGTAAATCTATCCCGCCGTACCATTCTATTTATCAATTAAGTTCATACCCTTTTTTAAACACAGTATTATATCTATCACAATCCAAATAGCATATAATTGTGTGTAAGATGAAGCGTGTAAAAGGAGTGGCTTAAATAGCAACTCCTTTTTCTTTTTGGTAGGTAGTAACCAGCTTTATGGCCTGCATGGCTTCTTTTACATCATGTACGCGCAGAATATGGGCTCCATTCAACAAGCTAATGGTATTTAATACAATAGTACCATTGAGTGCTTCTTCGGCCGTAATTTTTAATGTTTTATAGATGGTTCCTTTTCGGGAAAGGCCAACCAGCAAAGGCTTTTGAAGGTTTTGAAAATAGGAAAGCTCATGTAGTAGCTGAAAATTGTGTGCGATGGTTTTTCCAAAGCCAAAGCCGGGATCTACAATGATATCGTTAATCCCCATTCTAATAAGTTCCTTTAATTGCCTGTTCAGTGCATCAAACACATCCAGCACTACATTATTATACGTAGGATTCGCTTGCATGGTTTGAGGGTCGCCCTGCATATGCATTAGCACATAAGGTACTTGCAGACGAGCCACAGTAGGTAATAAATTGTTATCAATTGTGCCTGCACTTACATCATTAATAATATGAGCGCCGGCTCTAATAGCGGCCTCGGCTACAGAAGCATAAAAAGTGTCAATAGAAAGAACGGCATCTGGAAAAGAAGCGTGTATGGCTTCAATGGCAGGAAGCACTCTATTTAATTCTTCTGTTGCGGCTACCCGCTCGCTGCCTGGGCGTGTACTTTGGCCTCCTATATCTAATATAGTGGCACCATCTTGCAACATTTGGCCTGCGGTTTCCAAAATTGCATCCAAATGATTTTTGCGGCTATTAGAATAAAATGAATCAGGCGTAGTATTGATAATGCCCATCACTACTGGTGTTTCAAAGTTTAACAGCCGGCCCTTGCAATTGATTGATAACATTTAATCTACTTTATTACTTTTGGAGCTAATGTAGCCAAACTTAATTGATTACGAATGCAAACAGTAGCAGTGAAAAATACTATACAGCAGTACGATGAAGTGATTCAGCAATGTCAAGATATATTCTCTAAAAAAACGAAGGATTATGGTACAGCATGGCGGGTATTACGCACCATTTCTATAGTTGACCAGATCTACATCAAGGCGCAGCGTATCCGTACTATCCAGGAAAAAGGTACGCAACGCATAGGAGACGATATTACCTCTGAATTCATTGGTATTCTTAATTATGCAGTTATTGGGCTTATACAGCTGGAATTGACAGAACAAGATCCAGAGGAGCTGGATGTAGATAAAACCGTTGAATTATATGCTACTAATATAGCTACGGCAAAAGCATTGATGCTAAATAAAAATCATGATTATGGCGAGGCCTGGCGTAGTATGAGCCAGGAAAGCTTTGCCGACCTTATTTTAATGAAGTTGCAGCGCATACGTCAAATACTGGCCAACAAGGGCAAAACATTGATTAGTGAAGGTATTGATGCCAACTATCACGATATTATCAACTATGCAGCTTTTGCGTTAATATTAATAAACGAAGGCAAACATTAATATATGAGAACAGCCATAACGGTTATTCGCTTTTTGGTTGGTATTTTATTTATCCTTTCCGGATTGATAAAAGCTAATGATCCATTAGGACTTAGCTATAAAATGCAGGAGTTCTTTGAAGTCTGGAATACCTCTTTGGGTGCGAATTCCCTGTTGGCCTCTCTATTTACTTATTTACATGAACATTCGTTGGCTTTGTCGGTATTTATGATTGCTCTGGAGATTATGACCGGCGTAGCACTATTAATAGGTTGGCAAAAGAAGCTGGTCTTAAATACTCTATTCGTTCTTATTGTTTTCTTTACTTTC
This genomic interval from Flavisolibacter tropicus contains the following:
- a CDS encoding DUF1599 domain-containing protein; this translates as MQTVAVKNTIQQYDEVIQQCQDIFSKKTKDYGTAWRVLRTISIVDQIYIKAQRIRTIQEKGTQRIGDDITSEFIGILNYAVIGLIQLELTEQDPEELDVDKTVELYATNIATAKALMLNKNHDYGEAWRSMSQESFADLILMKLQRIRQILANKGKTLISEGIDANYHDIINYAAFALILINEGKH
- a CDS encoding BlaI/MecI/CopY family transcriptional regulator, which codes for MAISKQVKPTESELEILQILWSRGLATVREVHEELAKTKEVGYTTTLKLMQIMNEKGLVKRDESMRTHVYQPAVNKEKTQKHMLSKMISNLFGGSSTQLVLQALGEHKASPDELAQIQNLLDKMKKQ
- the folP gene encoding dihydropteroate synthase; this translates as MLSINCKGRLLNFETPVVMGIINTTPDSFYSNSRKNHLDAILETAGQMLQDGATILDIGGQSTRPGSERVAATEELNRVLPAIEAIHASFPDAVLSIDTFYASVAEAAIRAGAHIINDVSAGTIDNNLLPTVARLQVPYVLMHMQGDPQTMQANPTYNNVVLDVFDALNRQLKELIRMGINDIIVDPGFGFGKTIAHNFQLLHELSYFQNLQKPLLVGLSRKGTIYKTLKITAEEALNGTIVLNTISLLNGAHILRVHDVKEAMQAIKLVTTYQKEKGVAI
- a CDS encoding FKBP-type peptidyl-prolyl cis-trans isomerase codes for the protein MKLSNLFWAASVCVIAASCDSQNFKKTKGGMPYKLYASKTGTQIAPGKFVKMHIEQKIKDSVLFTSYNSLPVYFPVQAGTQPYDISEVFLTLKEGDSVYAEQMMDTFIKKNPMILQQTKFKNGDKITTKLKIIKVFNTAEESRKDEENERLAYVKKEEVDVKNYLSKNNINNTQRTNSGAYVQVLNAGNAPQADSGKYVTVMYKGQTFAGKVFDSNMVPTFGHTEPMGFTIGVGQMIKGFDEGVRLLGKGGKAKMFIPSMLAYGPQPPSPDIKPFENLIFDVEVVDILDKAPAQPTMPQQPQNIDAPQPRQ
- a CDS encoding DHH family phosphoesterase, with product MQPIQDIFPLLNEPKQIAITMHQKPDADAMGSTLGLYHFLKQLGHTVQVISPTNWARWLNWMEGVGEVLDYELHKTKADAYLDNTDWLFCLDFNRFDRTKSMAPKIASLECTKILIDHHQEPDVASFQYGIYNTAKSSTCEMVYDFIVQSGYRDKINLFVSECLYAGVVADTGSFRFSSTHATVHHMVAYLKEQGLEHTKVHEALYDNFLENRLRFLGHVLSNRMEVFYELNTALISIPKTDLLKYDIKTGDTEGLVNYPLSIQGIKLVGLVIDRDEERKWSFRSKGNFDCNTFARQYFSGGGHFNASGGRDGESLPETVRKFKNAINENKTLLQ
- a CDS encoding M56 family metallopeptidase; its protein translation is MADWSSSHFLQALGWATLNSFWQMALLWCIFQLLTHFAKLTSNQKYLLAVSNVFVGFVWFLLSFSTYFKNGFNKTALSKVSVELSTNELSIVLSCASITYLLLLIVPTVKIIRNWIFLKQIKTVGVSKAPYRYRLFAQRISSHLGIKKPVKVYLSALVSSPMTIGFLKPFILIPIASINNLSVDQLEAILLHELSHIRRQDYIINLFLSLIQTVLYFNPFVKLFIKRAEVERENCCDELVLQFEYDKLSYASALLELEKSAQQIPQFAMAAANKNYLLSRIEKIVGIKKKASFNTYHFSGAFAVMLLLFVINSILIAGKDNLVALPFQDMSEPFAFFVNKDETTNLAKTNPETTDKSITPKIIAAQNVITKDQEPVEHTLPDAPENAIPVVNQNDPAFIRVALDNVDMSLDKEQKEQVEKTVQDSRRILEMKWLEVEKSIGDGMTVKEKAIAKEQYLAEIKKINWDNVEKGLKTKYEEINWDEVNENLAQSIAIAKIDSAEEVCSKTMAELHKIKAAEYRKLAVIMPDESIKQIEKAKADVQKRLDELQKIRIKKTVVRL